The Vulpes vulpes isolate BD-2025 chromosome 1, VulVul3, whole genome shotgun sequence genome contains the following window.
GATGAGCCCCATCCAGTCCCCATTTGCTGGGTCTCCGGTGGcagcaggatttcttttttgccCACAGCAGGCCCAAGGCAAAGGATAGGTGGGTGGCATCTCTTTGAAGGAATGGCTGTtatcctcccttcttccctccctccctgctgcagGAAGTGCACCTTCGACATGTTCAACTTCCTGGCCTCCCAGCACCGGGTGCTCCCTGAGGGAGCCACCTGTGACGAGGAAGAGGATGAGGTGCAGCTCAGGTCAACCAGGTATGGAGGGCAGGCCAGAGTGTTGGGGGTGTCCTGGTAGGGTCCTAAAGAGGGTGACCAGGGGCAAGAGAGGTCATTCCTGGGTACCAGCCTGTGACACTGCTGACCCCACCAGACGTGCCACCAGCCTGGAGCTGCCCATGGCCATGCGCTTTCGCCACCTCAAGAAGACATCCAAAGAGGCTGTGGGTGTCTACAGGttagtggggttggggggaggatgCCCCTTGGGTGGATGGACAGGTGCCCTGGTGCGGGGCTGCCTTGGttctgtccccctgcccccgctGAGCTCCCCGTTGCCCATCCTCCCCTGCAGATCTGCCATCCACGGGCGGGGCCTGTTCTGTAAGCGAAACATCGATGCCGGCGAGATGGTCATCGAGTATTCTGGTATTGTCATTCGCTCTGTGCTGACTGACAAGCGGGAGAAGTTCTACGATGGGAAGGTGGGCTCCCCGGGGCCACGGGAATGAGGTGGGTGAAGCGGCACTAGTGCATGGGAACAGAGCATCTGATGGCCCCTCCCTACCCCCGTAGGGTATTGGGTGCTACATGTTCCGTATGGATGACTTTGACGTGGTGGATGCCACGATGCATGGCAACGCTGCCCGCTTCATCAACCACTCGTGTGAGCCCAACTGCTTCTCTCGGGTCATCCACGTGGAGGGCCAGAAGCACATTGTCATCTTTGCCCTGCGCCGCATCCTGCGTGGTGAGGAGCTCACCTATGACTACAAATTCCCCATTGAGGATGCCAGCAACAAGCTGCCCTGCAACTGTGGCGCCAAGCGCTGCCGTCGGTTCCTTAACTGAAGCCGTGGCTGCCCACCACGTCCCCTGCTGCCATCTTGCCCCTAGTCTGGGGGCTCCCTAGTCCCTCCTAGAGcatctcacccccaccctcctgttCAGGGTGGATGTGGGCATGCAGGTGGCAAAggccctgcctccacccctccAGCCCACCCAGCAATcgcctccttcctgccctgggggcccaggatgTAGATACTGTACAAAGGTTTCTAAATCCCTTCTTTTCTATGcacttttttatttaagaggGTGGGTTCCCAGGTGGGAGCCCCCCATAATAAAGTCTGTCAATGTTTGGAGAGGTGGTCTTCCCGTTTGTATGATGCTGGGGGAAGGTAGGCGCTCCCGTTTCTCCACACCAGTCCTGAGCCAGGAAAGCTTGTCAGCCTCAACAGAGGGTGCAAGGCCACCGTTCAGAATTAAGGGTAAATTGTGGGAGTCTGTTAAAGCTTCAGAGCAACAAATGTTCTACATGTTCCCAGTTAGAACTCATCTGGTTCCCTGTGGATGAGCTCTTCCAGGGGTAGCAGGGCCATTTCTCAGAGAGGTTGCCCAGAGGCCCCTGGGGCCAGCTCTCAGGGGCACCTCAGGCCATATCTGTCTGGTCTTGTGTGTACGGTGGAATGGGAGGTAGACTCCTTTTAGGTCTTGGCCCGATTAGGGCTTTATTTCAAAAGCGCACCTTAATGAGGCCCAGAAATGGCAGGCACTTACTTCATGGGAAGCTTTATTGAGGACTAGGCTGGGCAGGCCCCAGATCAGCCAAGTTTGGACAGCACCTGCAGCGCATCTGCCCGCCCTAGCTGGGCCAGGTGCGTGCCAAGCTGGCCCAGGGAGGCCGAGGGCTCCCTTGCCACCACCATCTCGATCAAGGCCCGCAGTGGCGAGCGACTTGGCCGCAGCGAGTAGACAAAAGTGGACCAGGCAGCGGGCACTCCGTATCTCGCCGCCAGGTGTCTAGTGGTGCCGCAGGCCATGCCCCCACCAGGCCCGGGTTCAGGATCCAGCAGCACTATCAGCTCCTCCAGCACCTCCAGCTCATCCAGGAGGCGAGACAGGGGCTATGAGGCCAGATTCGGCAGCTCTGGGAGACAAACTGTGGAGGCgtgagggggaggaagggcagtCTTCCAGTCCACTCCCTCCCTGGCACGTCCCCGACTAACCTCTGCCCAGGAGGGGAACCAGAGCCACCTCCTTCCAGGAGTCCCCTGCCTCTGGTGCCTCCAGGGGGCCTGGAGAGGATGAGTGCAAGAAGGTATGGATGTTGGTGTCACCACAAACCAAGCCAGGACAGGGATGGAGGACTTTTGCCTGACGGCGGCACTGCTGGGCGAGCAGGAGGATCGCGGCAGAGgtgaccagcagcaccagcaccgaGAGAACCAGCACCACCGGCTGGGCAGAGGTCTGCAGGGCCTGCCGGGTGACGTTACGCTCCGACGTCCAGGAGAGACTGGAAATCGCTGATGGGCTGGGTTCCTGGGAACTGAAGACCTCGGGTTTCCAGGACTTCAGGGGGCACGGCTCCTTGGGAGGGACGGGCCTCTGCAAACAGGTCGGAGTAAAGTGGGAGACCTGACCCCTCCTGAACCTCGGCCTGAACCTCCCATCCCTCAGTGGGACCAAATCCCCGCCTGACGCAGCTACCCTCCCCACCGGCCCGCACACATCTCAACGCAGGTAAGTCTCCTGATCCTGTtgggcccccacccccctctctccaGTGGGGCTacaccccctccctccatccagcccctgcccacctcatCCCAAACCacgccctcctgcccccaccccgcctcctgCAAGCCACACCCCCGcccagccctccccctgcccccgccgccccccagctGACCAGCACCTCTTTGCAGCGCCTCTGAGTTCCGCTCCGGCtccccgcgggggcgggggccgtggCTCCGCCGGCACAAGGCCTGCATAGCTCCGCACTGTCGGGGTTGCACTGCCCAAAAGGACACTCTTTGTAGGGGTGCGACACGTGATCGCCAGCGTTATTGAGCCCGCAGTTTTCTGAAAACTCGTAGTCTGGTGGGAAACAGGGTCTCACGTGTGGCCGCccagcccctcctctcctgcaCTAGCGACGCCCTTTCCCCTTTGTCCTATCCCAGCAGGCCCCACCCCCGGCACTCTACTAACCCAACCTATCAGCGACGTGCTCGCCCTCCCCCGCCCGAGCCCCGCCAGTCTCGAGACCCTCTCTCCGCAGcccacccaccccgcccccgctTTATCCACGCAGCCCACCCTCTGAACACTGCGGGGATCCTAAGGTAACCCACACTACCCCTCCCAGCGCCAGCTCAGCCCCACACCGTCTCATCCCGCTGCCCTTACCCCAAAGCAAGCCTCACAGGCAGTAATCCTGCTTTCGGCTCTTCCCCGGCTCCTTACCACCCCGCCCCAACATAAGCACACCCCCGTCCCTGCTCCTCACCCGGGCAGGGGGGCGGCCCGAAGCGCTGCAAGCAGCTGCCGCAGCACCGGTTATCAGGGTTCCAGTATTCGAGGCTCCCGCAGTGCTGGGAGGCCTCCGGAGGTGCCGCCTGGGCCAGGAGCGGCGCGGCAGTCAGGAGGAGGCACAGGGGCCCCATCCGGGCGGGGTCTGCAGCCTGGGGGGCCGCGACCGCAGGACTTCCGGCCACAGCGCCTGTCACACTTTCCAGGAAAGCCGGCAGAAGAAGGAAGCAGTGATGTGGGGGCACGGGATCCCCCAGGCCCCTTTGAAGATGGGAGTCTACCCCAAGCCCCTACTCTAGCTCCTGGACCATTATCGGAAGGGCCACCAAGGCCTCAAGATGGCTAGAATGAGGAGTCTGGAGCCACAGTGAGTGGATTCATATCCCCCCTCTGCCATCTTCCTTACCTCTTTTCTCATCCCTAAAATGGGATAACAATACCTGTCTCAAAGTCttattgtgaaaaattaaaatcgTTACCTGAAGTACTTAGAATAgcacctggcatgtagtaagctTAAGCATTAGGTATTTCCAACTCCCATTTCAGGGCAGCTGGCTTGGAGGACCCAGCCCATACCCTCTGGAGACTCCCACTCAACTCCCAGTGATCTTACCTTAGCTCCCTACCCCAGTCTCCTCCCGGCTGGGAATCCTCCCACCTGCCACAGCCAGGCCCTTCTCACCTGCCCCTCGAGAAGCCTCAGGGAGATGTTTTGTGCTGAAGTTCCCAGCACAAAGGCGTCTCCACCCCAACCAGTCCCATCGAGGGGTTTCTAAAGCCCTCGGCCCTGAGCCTGTTGCTCTCCCACCTGCTGCTGGAACAACTTCGGCTGGTGTTGTGGTTAGAGCCCAGCCCGCTTCCCCTTTTCGTCAGGAGATGTGGGGGTGGAAGGAAACTCCAGCCCACAGCTAGGCTCAAGCTAAAAGGTTCTAAACCCTCAATAGAGAACTTTATTAGGGAAGGGGTGGTAAGAGAAGGTCCCTGTGTTGAACAGATTACATCTTGGAGCCCCGGAGTCTGGGGAAGACGGCGCTGGCGAGGTAAGGGAGCTTTCAGGAGGGGTCCTGGCCAGGAACACTGATGCCCGTCAGGAGTGGGTCAAGGGAGCCAGGGTCTCTCAGAAGCGACCATGCCGGTGGTCTGGGGAACGTCGTCGGTTTCTTTCTCGGGGACGATGGCCAGTATGAGACCTCGGGGGTGACCTGGGGACAGGATGGAGAGATGAGGACTAGAGCTGTAAGGAGCACTGCACTATTCCCCCAGCCTGCCTCTATGCTCTGGGATGGGGCAAATAACCAGAGTTCCTGAGTGGTATCAGGACAGGTGCTCAGAGACTGATCTCCACTGGGGATGCAGACTGGTCTTCGGTTTGGGGCTTTGGAGTTCCAGCTAGTTTAGGGGTTGAGACTCGAGCACTGGTCTTGGGATGGTGCTTAGAGCCAGTCTTAGGATATCTTAGGATACAAAAGAGAGATGCTGTTCCTGGGGCATAGGATCAGGTCCATCTCATGATATAAGGGCCTTAGGGTATACGATGTCTTGACAGGCTGGTCCTGAGGTACCTGCGTCTGGGTCCCCGCCCATACAGCTGACGTCGGAGGTTCCGGGAGATGGGCCGCAGGTGCATGAAGTTGCAGAAACCACCGCGGGTACATTCCCTGGGTAGAGGGTAGATGGATGGAGGAGGCTGCTGCTGGTGAGAGCACCCCAACACACAGGAGTCTGGGGCTCCAGGTGCCGATTCCACCCTGGTACTCATCACCCATACCCCATCTCATACTGCCGGCAGCACGACTCCCGGAAGTCAGTGACAGGAGACAGCTCAGCGTGCACAGCCTGCCCATTGAACCAGCGGTTATTGAGTTCGGCCACTGCCCGCTCTGCATCCTCCTCTCGCCGAAACTGAGGGGAAAGTCCATCAGGTTCACCAATCAAACTCAGAAGTGTTTAGGAAAGGATTAGTTAgcagctctggggctgggctggatTTAGTGATGGCCCGCAAGCTGTGAGGCTTCAGTGGTGGCCTTTAAGCACTGAAATGCCTCCACTTCTAGGCTCTAACATGGGGACGGCAGGCACCTTGACATAGACATTGCCCACGAGGTGGTCCCCCAGGTTGTCGCACACATTCATCTCTTCAATCTCCCCATACTTCTCCTGCAGCTCCGTGAACACCTCCTGCGGAAGACCAGGAGGAACTCAGCTGAGCTCCTGGTTCCACAGGGAACTCAACCCATCCTTTGCCAACCCTCACCTCGAAGAAGTTATCATAGTGTTCCTGCACCTCCACGTCGCTCACGTGACCTGGAGGAGGGCGCAGGGTGAAATCAGGGGGTGGCCTGCTGGGGGCTGTCCGCCCTGCCCCCCAAGCCCAGTCCCTCACTCACAGTGCGATCCGTCTGCGGTTTGGGCGGTGTTCTGTGGATTCCGGTACAGGTTGAGCAGCACTATGGTCTGAACAGAATTTaaagggggcggggcctgagctCATGCAAAGGGGTGAGGTAGGAAGGTTAGGGGTGAGACCTGGCAAGAGAAGA
Protein-coding sequences here:
- the U2AF1L4 gene encoding splicing factor U2AF 26 kDa subunit isoform X2, yielding MAEYLASIFGTEKDKVNCSFYFKIGACRHGDRCSRLHNKPTFSQTIVLLNLYRNPQNTAQTADGSHCHVSDVEVQEHYDNFFEEVFTELQEKYGEIEEMNVCDNLGDHLVGNVYVKFRREEDAERAVAELNNRWFNGQAVHAELSPVTDFRESCCRQECTRGGFCNFMHLRPISRNLRRQLYGRGPRRRSPPRSHTGHRPRERNRRRSPDHRHGRF
- the LOC112928323 gene encoding IGF-like family receptor 1; protein product: PLSRLLDELEVLEELIVLLDPEPGPGGGMACGTTRHLAARYGVPAAWSTFVYSLRPSRSPLRALIEMVVAREPSASLGQLGTHLAQLGRADALQVLSKLG
- the U2AF1L4 gene encoding splicing factor U2AF 26 kDa subunit isoform X1; translation: MAEYLASIFGTEKDKVNCSFYFKIGACRHGDRCSRLHNKPTFSQTIVLLNLYRNPQNTAQTADGSHCHVSDVEVQEHYDNFFEEVFTELQEKYGEIEEMNVCDNLGDHLVGNVYVKFRREEDAERAVAELNNRWFNGQAVHAELSPVTDFRESCCRQYEMGECTRGGFCNFMHLRPISRNLRRQLYGRGPRRRSPPRSHTGHRPRERNRRRSPDHRHGRF
- the U2AF1L4 gene encoding splicing factor U2AF 26 kDa subunit isoform X3 — protein: MAEYLASIFGTEKDKVNCSFYFKIGACRHGDRCSRLHNKPTFSQTIVLLNLYRNPQNTAQTADGSHCHVSDVEVQEHYDNFFEFRREEDAERAVAELNNRWFNGQAVHAELSPVTDFRESCCRQYEMGECTRGGFCNFMHLRPISRNLRRQLYGRGPRRRSPPRSHTGHRPRERNRRRSPDHRHGRF
- the LOC140593685 gene encoding IGF-like family receptor 1 isoform X1, which gives rise to MGPLCLLLTAAPLLAQAAPPEASQHCGSLEYWNPDNRCCGSCLQRFGPPPCPDYEFSENCGLNNAGDHVSHPYKECPFGQCNPDSAELCRPCAGGATAPAPAGSRSGTQRRCKERPVPPKEPCPLKSWKPEVFSSQEPSPSAISSLSWTSERNVTRQALQTSAQPVVLVLSVLVLLVTSAAILLLAQQCRRQAKVLHPCPGLVCGDTNIHTFLHSSSPGPLEAPEAGDSWKEVALVPLLGRVCLPELPNLAS
- the LOC140593685 gene encoding IGF-like family receptor 1 isoform X2 — encoded protein: MGPLCLLLTAAPLLAQAAPPEASQHCGSLEYWNPDNRCCGSCLQRFGPPPCPDYEFSENCGLNNAGDHVSHPYKECPFGQCNPDSAELCRPCAGGATAPAPAGSRSGTQRRCKERPVPPKEPCPLKSWKPEVFSSQEPSPSAISSLSWTSERNVTRQALQTSAQPVVLVLSVLVLLVTSAAILLLAQQCRRQAKVLHPCPGLVCGDTNIHTFLHSSSPGPLEAPEAGDSWKEVALVPLLGRELPNLAS